The following proteins are co-located in the Planococcus plakortidis genome:
- a CDS encoding FadR/GntR family transcriptional regulator codes for MNQPKRYLNIVSEMRDMIREQDIRPGDRIPSERELAEKLAVGRSTIREALRSLELLGLIETRRGEGTFLADPRKHRLVELLATFILQDNKTLEDVRVTMCIHETAAIQAICASDAAKLPVWESFRERLDGHEFIREDFVRELMVLSGNRLSLKIWFLLKQYGGNPYDGEVTTEEKTLLKNILQAIEKQDAETAIRDFKAWSSVLIKGENAQWQ; via the coding sequence ATGAATCAGCCAAAGCGCTATTTAAATATCGTAAGTGAAATGCGGGACATGATTCGGGAACAGGACATCCGGCCGGGCGACCGGATCCCGTCGGAACGGGAGCTGGCCGAGAAGCTGGCGGTCGGTCGTTCGACGATCCGCGAGGCACTCCGGAGCCTGGAGTTGCTGGGGCTTATCGAAACACGACGCGGTGAAGGGACATTTTTGGCCGATCCGAGAAAGCACCGGCTTGTGGAATTGTTGGCGACCTTCATACTGCAGGACAACAAGACGCTGGAAGATGTCCGCGTGACGATGTGCATACACGAAACCGCAGCCATCCAGGCGATCTGCGCAAGCGACGCCGCGAAACTGCCTGTATGGGAAAGTTTCCGTGAACGGCTCGATGGCCATGAGTTCATAAGGGAGGATTTCGTCCGTGAATTGATGGTGCTGTCAGGCAACCGCCTATCGTTGAAAATCTGGTTCTTATTGAAGCAATACGGGGGCAATCCGTACGATGGCGAAGTCACGACGGAAGAGAAAACCCTGCTGAAGAATATCCTGCAGGCGATCGAAAAACAGGATGCCGAAACAGCCATCCGGGATTTTAAAGCCTGGAGCAGCGTCTTAATCAAAGGAGAGAATGCACAATGGCAATGA
- the accD gene encoding acetyl-CoA carboxylase, carboxyltransferase subunit beta → MAMIRDIFKRKRDEKEATIPSKAAKDVPEGLMTKCPNCKHITLTKELENLNKVCPKCDHHFKMTAHERIVHLMDDSSFESVDDHLKSGNPLNFPGYSEKVQADSEKTGLNEAVLTGTGSIKGQQVVVAVMDSHFRMGSMGSVVGEKITRAVELATRLKVPFLIFTASGGARMQEGVLSLMQMAKTSVALKRHSNEGLLFVSILTHPTTGGVSASFASVGDINLAEPKALIGFAGRRVIEQTVREKLPEDFQTAEFLLDHGQLDAVVHRQKMRETLSTIVRLHVKGAESDV, encoded by the coding sequence ATGGCAATGATACGCGATATATTCAAGCGAAAACGAGATGAAAAAGAAGCGACGATACCGTCCAAAGCGGCAAAAGATGTGCCGGAGGGTTTGATGACGAAATGCCCGAACTGCAAGCACATCACCTTGACGAAGGAATTGGAGAATCTGAACAAAGTATGCCCGAAATGCGACCATCATTTCAAAATGACGGCCCATGAACGAATTGTGCATCTGATGGATGATTCAAGCTTCGAATCGGTGGATGATCATTTGAAATCGGGAAACCCGTTGAATTTCCCGGGGTATAGCGAAAAAGTCCAGGCCGACAGTGAAAAGACCGGCTTGAACGAGGCGGTGCTCACAGGGACCGGTTCGATTAAAGGCCAGCAAGTAGTCGTGGCCGTAATGGATTCACATTTTAGAATGGGGTCGATGGGTTCGGTCGTAGGCGAGAAAATCACCCGTGCAGTTGAACTGGCCACCCGATTGAAAGTGCCGTTTTTGATCTTCACGGCAAGCGGCGGGGCGCGTATGCAAGAAGGCGTCTTATCGCTCATGCAGATGGCCAAGACGAGCGTCGCGTTAAAGCGCCATTCCAATGAAGGCTTGCTATTCGTCTCGATCTTGACGCATCCGACAACTGGCGGCGTGTCCGCGAGCTTTGCTTCTGTCGGCGACATCAATTTGGCGGAGCCGAAAGCGTTGATCGGATTCGCGGGGCGCCGTGTCATCGAGCAAACTGTGCGCGAGAAATTGCCGGAAGACTTCCAGACGGCGGAATTCCTACTGGATCACGGCCAACTCGATGCGGTTGTGCATCGCCAGAAAATGCGCGAGACTTTATCGACCATCGTACGCTTGCATGTGAAAGGGGCTGAATCCGATGTCTAA
- a CDS encoding acetyl-CoA carboxylase carboxyltransferase subunit alpha, translated as MSKKKMKTMAFEEPLIELRKKISELKEYTETADVDLSSEITSLEQRFAKLEQEIYENMKPWDRVQVARHPERPTTLDYLPLIFKDFIELHGDRVYGDDEAIIGGIGSFEGQPVTIIGHQRGKDTKENVRRNFGMPHPEGYRKALRLMKQAEKFGRPVICLIDTKGAYPGKAAEERGQSEAIARNLVEMAGLEVPVLSIVIGEGGSGGALALGVGNHILMLENSTFSVISPEGAASILWKDAALAKTAAEAMKITAPDLLEMGIIEHMIPEVRGGAHHDTARQAQLISGAIRHSLKELESMDAQQLIAQRYEKFRSIGVFSE; from the coding sequence ATGTCTAAAAAGAAAATGAAGACGATGGCATTTGAAGAACCGCTGATCGAATTGAGAAAGAAGATTTCCGAGCTGAAGGAATATACGGAAACGGCAGATGTCGACCTCAGTTCAGAAATCACTTCCCTCGAACAGCGTTTCGCTAAGCTAGAACAAGAGATTTATGAAAACATGAAGCCCTGGGACCGTGTCCAGGTGGCGCGCCATCCTGAACGCCCGACGACTTTGGATTATTTGCCGCTCATCTTCAAGGATTTCATTGAATTGCATGGAGACCGGGTCTACGGAGATGATGAAGCGATCATCGGCGGCATCGGGAGTTTTGAAGGGCAGCCGGTAACGATCATCGGCCATCAGCGCGGCAAGGATACAAAAGAAAACGTCCGCCGCAATTTCGGGATGCCGCATCCTGAAGGCTACCGGAAAGCGTTGCGCTTGATGAAGCAGGCGGAGAAATTCGGCCGCCCGGTCATTTGCCTGATCGATACGAAAGGCGCATATCCAGGGAAGGCTGCGGAAGAACGCGGGCAAAGCGAAGCGATCGCCCGTAACCTCGTGGAGATGGCAGGGCTTGAAGTGCCGGTGCTGTCAATCGTCATCGGGGAAGGCGGCAGCGGCGGGGCACTCGCGCTTGGCGTCGGCAACCACATCCTGATGCTTGAAAACTCGACGTTCTCGGTCATTTCACCGGAAGGGGCCGCATCGATTCTTTGGAAAGATGCAGCGCTTGCGAAAACCGCAGCGGAAGCCATGAAGATTACGGCTCCAGATCTATTGGAAATGGGGATTATCGAGCATATGATTCCAGAAGTCCGCGGGGGCGCCCATCACGACACGGCCCGCCAGGCCCAATTGATCAGCGGTGCCATCCGTCATTCATTGAAGGAACTGGAAAGCATGGATGCACAACAATTGATTGCCCAGCGATACGAGAAATTCAGGTCAATCGGTGTCTTTTCGGAATAA
- the pfkA gene encoding 6-phosphofructokinase, whose product MKKIGVLTSGGDSPGMNAAVRAVVRKAIYHDVEVAGVYYGYQGLIEGNIEDLQAGDVGDIIQRGGTKLYSARCDEFRTDEGQWKAIEQMKKKGLEGLVVIGGDGSYRGAMALTKKGFPSVGVPGTIDNDIPGTDYTIGFDTALNTVIEAIDKIRDTATSHERTFIIEVMGRDAGDLALWAGLAGGAETILIPEDPFDIDDMLERLENGRKRGKKHSIIIVAEGVMSGGELADLIAGKTNVETRVSVLGHIQRGGSPTARDRVLGSLFGARAVEVLLEGKGGLAIGMKNHQVVDYDMTTAFEKEHDADMSLYKLSKELSI is encoded by the coding sequence GTGAAGAAAATTGGAGTATTGACAAGCGGCGGCGATTCCCCGGGGATGAACGCGGCAGTACGCGCAGTCGTCCGGAAAGCCATTTACCACGATGTTGAAGTGGCTGGCGTCTATTATGGCTATCAAGGCTTGATCGAAGGAAACATCGAAGACTTGCAGGCTGGGGATGTCGGCGATATCATCCAGCGCGGCGGCACGAAGCTCTATTCCGCACGCTGCGATGAATTCCGCACAGACGAAGGGCAATGGAAAGCGATCGAGCAGATGAAGAAAAAAGGGCTTGAGGGCTTGGTGGTCATCGGCGGAGACGGTTCGTACCGCGGGGCGATGGCCTTGACCAAAAAAGGATTCCCGAGTGTCGGCGTTCCTGGGACGATCGACAACGATATCCCGGGAACGGATTATACGATCGGTTTCGATACGGCCTTGAATACCGTCATCGAGGCGATCGACAAAATCCGTGACACAGCGACAAGCCACGAGCGGACATTCATCATCGAAGTGATGGGAAGGGATGCGGGCGATCTGGCCTTATGGGCTGGCCTTGCTGGCGGCGCCGAAACCATCCTTATCCCTGAAGACCCGTTCGATATCGATGATATGCTAGAGCGTCTCGAGAATGGCCGCAAGCGTGGCAAAAAACACAGTATCATCATCGTTGCGGAAGGTGTCATGAGCGGCGGGGAACTGGCCGATCTGATCGCAGGCAAGACCAATGTGGAAACGCGCGTGTCGGTTCTTGGGCATATCCAGCGCGGCGGTTCACCGACGGCCCGCGACCGCGTGCTCGGCAGCCTGTTCGGCGCCCGGGCAGTGGAAGTGCTGCTCGAAGGAAAAGGCGGCTTGGCGATTGGCATGAAAAATCATCAGGTGGTAGACTATGATATGACAACGGCGTTCGAAAAAGAGCACGATGCCGATATGAGTTTGTACAAGCTTTCTAAAGAATTATCAATTTAA
- the pyk gene encoding pyruvate kinase, translating into MRKTKIVCTIGPASESPEVLEQLMKAGMNVARLNFSHGDHEEHALRIKRIREASEKTGITVGILLDTKGPEIRTHKMENDAIELETDQEITISMTEVLGTKEMFSITYDKLIEDVHEGSIILLDDGLIELRVTSIDKERGQIHTIVENAGTLKTKKGVNVPGVSVQLPGITDKDAADLLFGIEQDVDFVAASFVRRRSDVMEIRSLLEQNNGSHIQIIPKIENQEGVDNLDEIIMVSDGLMVARGDLGVEIPAEEVPIVQKSMIDKCNSAGKPVITATQMLDSMQRNPRPTRAEASDVANAIFDGTDAIMLSGETAAGLYPVESVETMHRIAETTEAALNHKQIVSNRRKEKESNMTEAIGQAVAYTALNLRVQAILAPTESGHTAKMISKYRPGSPVIAVTSTARTARKLTLIWGVQPIVGTRVESTDEMLEVAVEEALKHGLIKHGDLVIITAGVPVGEAGTTNLMKLRVIGDILAKGQGIGKNVGFGEAVVVRNAEEALAMDTEGKIIVTYGTDRDMMDAINNCSGIVTEEGGLTSHAAVVGLSLGIPVIVGVKDAVAKVESGQEITIDADAGVIYHGHASVL; encoded by the coding sequence TTGAGAAAAACGAAAATCGTCTGCACCATTGGGCCGGCAAGTGAATCACCGGAAGTATTGGAACAATTGATGAAAGCGGGCATGAACGTAGCACGCCTGAACTTCTCGCATGGCGACCATGAGGAGCACGCCTTGCGCATCAAACGCATCCGCGAAGCTTCTGAAAAGACCGGCATCACAGTAGGGATCCTTTTGGATACAAAAGGCCCGGAAATCAGAACCCATAAAATGGAAAATGATGCCATCGAACTCGAAACCGACCAGGAAATCACGATTTCCATGACAGAAGTGCTGGGCACGAAAGAAATGTTCTCAATCACTTATGATAAATTGATCGAAGATGTCCATGAAGGCTCCATAATCCTGCTGGATGACGGCCTGATCGAATTGCGCGTGACAAGCATCGATAAAGAACGCGGCCAGATCCATACGATCGTTGAAAATGCCGGCACGCTGAAAACGAAAAAAGGCGTCAACGTTCCTGGAGTTTCCGTTCAATTGCCGGGCATCACCGACAAAGACGCGGCTGATCTTTTGTTCGGGATTGAACAGGACGTCGATTTTGTCGCAGCTTCATTTGTCCGCAGACGTTCTGATGTCATGGAAATCCGTAGCCTGCTGGAACAAAACAATGGTTCTCACATCCAAATCATCCCGAAAATCGAAAACCAGGAAGGCGTCGACAATCTGGATGAAATTATCATGGTGTCTGACGGCTTGATGGTGGCGCGTGGAGACCTTGGGGTGGAAATTCCAGCGGAAGAAGTGCCGATCGTCCAGAAATCGATGATCGACAAATGCAATAGCGCAGGGAAGCCGGTCATCACGGCTACCCAGATGCTGGATTCCATGCAGCGCAACCCGCGTCCGACGCGTGCGGAAGCGAGCGATGTAGCGAACGCCATTTTTGATGGCACCGATGCGATCATGCTATCGGGTGAAACGGCAGCGGGGCTTTACCCGGTGGAGTCGGTCGAAACGATGCACCGCATCGCCGAAACGACTGAAGCTGCCCTGAACCATAAGCAAATCGTTTCCAACCGCCGGAAGGAAAAAGAATCGAACATGACAGAAGCGATCGGCCAAGCTGTCGCATACACCGCCCTGAATTTGCGCGTGCAGGCAATCCTTGCGCCGACCGAAAGCGGCCATACGGCAAAAATGATATCCAAGTACCGTCCGGGCTCGCCTGTCATCGCAGTGACATCGACTGCCCGTACTGCACGTAAATTGACATTGATCTGGGGCGTGCAGCCGATTGTCGGGACACGCGTCGAATCGACGGATGAAATGCTTGAAGTCGCAGTAGAAGAAGCGCTTAAGCACGGATTAATCAAGCATGGAGACCTAGTGATCATCACAGCTGGTGTTCCAGTCGGCGAAGCTGGCACGACCAACTTGATGAAACTGCGCGTCATCGGCGATATTTTGGCAAAAGGCCAAGGCATCGGCAAGAATGTCGGCTTTGGGGAAGCGGTTGTCGTACGCAATGCTGAAGAGGCATTGGCGATGGATACCGAAGGAAAGATCATCGTCACGTACGGCACCGACCGCGATATGATGGATGCCATCAATAATTGCTCAGGCATCGTGACGGAAGAGGGCGGCTTGACAAGCCATGCTGCGGTCGTTGGGCTGAGCCTTGGGATCCCGGTGATTGTCGGCGTCAAAGATGCGGTGGCGAAAGTGGAATCCGGCCAGGAAATCACGATCGATGCGGATGCCGGTGTCATTTACCACGGTCATGCAAGCGTATTGTAA
- a CDS encoding FxsA family protein, whose translation MMKWIFLALVIVPTLELAILIWAGGQIGFFWTLALIVATGLLGAYLAKRQGLKAIRDIQLSMSQMQPPGDRLIGAAFILVGGALLLTPGFISDAVGFSLLFGPTQKLYKPFVYRMLQKKMKNTRIIVG comes from the coding sequence ATGATGAAGTGGATTTTCCTGGCATTGGTGATCGTACCGACTCTTGAGCTTGCGATTTTGATCTGGGCAGGCGGGCAGATCGGATTTTTCTGGACGCTTGCGTTGATTGTCGCGACTGGGCTGCTCGGCGCTTATTTGGCGAAACGCCAGGGGCTTAAAGCGATACGGGACATACAGTTGAGCATGAGCCAGATGCAGCCTCCCGGCGACCGCCTGATCGGCGCGGCCTTTATCCTGGTCGGCGGCGCTTTGCTGCTGACACCGGGATTCATTTCGGATGCAGTCGGCTTCAGCTTGTTGTTCGGGCCGACGCAGAAGCTCTACAAGCCGTTCGTTTACCGGATGCTTCAGAAGAAGATGAAAAATACCCGGATTATCGTAGGATAA
- the citZ gene encoding citrate synthase, giving the protein MTSSKGLEGVVATQSAISSIIDDTLTYVGYNIDDLADNASFEEVIYLLWHQRLPKADELAELKQQLADNMAVPQAVLDHFKTYDIKNVHPMAALRTAVSMLGLFDEEAEVMEPEANYRKAVKIQAKISTLVTAFGRIRAGKEPIQPKTDYSFAANFLYMLSGEEPKDIEVEAFNKALVLHADHELNASTFTARVAVATLSDVYSGVTAAIGALKGPLHGGANEQVMKMLTEIGSVDNVEPVIKEKLANKEKIMGFGHRVYRQGDPRAKHLRDMSKKLTELRGESKWYEMSVKIEELVTSEKPLPPNVDFYSASVYHSLDIEHDLFTPIFAVSRASGWLAHILEQYSNNRLIRPRAEYIGPGMQTYVPVEER; this is encoded by the coding sequence ATGACATCATCAAAAGGTTTAGAAGGTGTAGTCGCAACACAATCGGCGATCAGTTCGATCATCGATGATACCCTTACATACGTCGGCTACAATATCGACGATCTGGCGGACAACGCCAGCTTCGAAGAAGTGATCTACCTATTGTGGCACCAGCGTTTGCCGAAGGCGGACGAACTGGCCGAGCTCAAACAGCAGCTCGCGGACAACATGGCCGTACCGCAAGCGGTACTGGACCACTTCAAGACATACGACATCAAGAACGTCCACCCGATGGCGGCACTGCGCACTGCGGTCTCCATGCTCGGCCTCTTCGATGAAGAAGCCGAAGTGATGGAACCGGAAGCAAACTACCGCAAAGCGGTGAAGATCCAGGCGAAGATCTCGACGCTCGTGACGGCATTCGGCCGCATCCGCGCAGGGAAAGAGCCGATCCAGCCGAAAACGGACTACAGCTTCGCAGCGAACTTCCTATACATGCTGTCCGGCGAAGAGCCAAAAGACATTGAAGTCGAAGCCTTCAACAAAGCGCTCGTGCTTCACGCAGATCACGAGCTGAACGCATCGACGTTCACGGCGCGTGTGGCGGTCGCGACCTTGTCTGACGTCTACTCCGGCGTAACCGCTGCGATCGGCGCCTTGAAAGGCCCGCTCCATGGCGGCGCTAACGAGCAGGTCATGAAGATGCTCACGGAAATCGGCTCTGTCGACAACGTCGAGCCTGTAATCAAGGAAAAGCTTGCGAACAAAGAGAAGATCATGGGCTTCGGCCACCGTGTCTATCGCCAAGGCGACCCGCGCGCGAAACATTTGCGCGACATGTCGAAAAAGCTCACCGAGCTTCGCGGCGAATCGAAATGGTATGAAATGTCCGTGAAAATCGAGGAATTGGTGACAAGCGAAAAACCGCTTCCGCCAAACGTCGATTTCTACTCGGCATCCGTCTACCATTCGCTCGACATCGAGCACGACCTGTTCACGCCGATCTTCGCGGTCTCCCGTGCCTCGGGCTGGCTCGCGCATATCCTGGAGCAATACTCGAACAACCGCTTGATCCGCCCGCGTGCGGAATACATCGGGCCTGGCATGCAGACCTACGTGCCGGTTGAAGAACGTTAA
- the icd gene encoding NADP-dependent isocitrate dehydrogenase, with product MTNGEKISVENGVLNVPNNAVIPFIIGDGTGPDIWNAASRVLEEAVNKAYNGEKSIVWKEVLAGQKAFDETGEWLPQETLDVIREYLIAIKGPLTTPIGGGIRSLNVALRQELDLYTCLRPVRYFEGVPSPVKRPEDTDMVIFRENTEDIYAGIEYANGSDEVKKLISFLTDEMGVKNIRFPESSGIGIKPISEEGTKRLVRAAINYALTEGRDSVTLVHKGNIMKFTEGAFKNWGYEVAEQEFGDKVFTWNEYDAIKDEKGTDAANKAQEEALASGKILVKDSIADIFLQQILTRPSEFDVVATMNLNGDYISDALAAQVGGIGIAPGANINYDTGHAIFEATHGTAPKYAGLDKVNPSSVILSGVLMLEHLGWSEAAKLISESMEKTIASKVVTYDFARLMDGATEVKTSAFADELIKNM from the coding sequence ATGACGAACGGCGAAAAAATTTCTGTAGAAAATGGCGTCTTGAACGTCCCTAATAACGCGGTTATCCCATTCATTATCGGTGATGGAACTGGACCGGATATCTGGAATGCAGCTTCACGCGTACTTGAAGAAGCGGTAAACAAAGCTTATAACGGCGAAAAATCAATCGTATGGAAAGAAGTTTTGGCTGGCCAAAAAGCTTTCGACGAAACAGGCGAGTGGCTTCCACAAGAAACGCTTGACGTTATCCGCGAATACTTGATCGCAATCAAAGGACCGCTTACTACGCCAATCGGCGGCGGTATCCGTTCATTGAACGTGGCACTTCGCCAAGAGCTAGACCTATACACTTGCTTGCGTCCTGTACGCTATTTCGAAGGCGTGCCTTCACCGGTTAAACGCCCTGAAGATACAGACATGGTCATCTTCCGTGAAAACACTGAAGACATCTATGCTGGTATCGAATACGCTAACGGCAGCGACGAAGTGAAAAAATTGATCTCATTCCTGACTGACGAAATGGGCGTTAAAAACATCCGCTTCCCTGAATCATCAGGTATCGGCATCAAACCGATTTCTGAAGAAGGAACAAAACGTTTGGTACGCGCTGCAATCAACTATGCGTTGACTGAAGGCCGCGACTCCGTAACGCTTGTCCACAAAGGGAACATCATGAAGTTCACTGAAGGAGCGTTCAAAAACTGGGGCTATGAAGTGGCTGAGCAAGAGTTCGGCGATAAAGTCTTCACATGGAACGAATACGATGCAATCAAAGACGAAAAAGGAACTGACGCTGCGAACAAAGCACAAGAAGAAGCTTTGGCTTCCGGCAAGATCCTTGTCAAAGATTCCATCGCTGATATCTTCCTTCAGCAGATCCTTACACGCCCAAGCGAGTTCGATGTTGTGGCAACAATGAACTTGAACGGCGACTACATCTCTGATGCGCTTGCTGCCCAAGTCGGCGGAATCGGAATCGCGCCTGGTGCGAACATCAACTATGACACAGGACACGCGATCTTCGAAGCGACTCACGGTACAGCCCCTAAATATGCTGGCCTTGATAAAGTAAACCCATCTTCTGTCATCTTGTCAGGCGTATTGATGCTTGAACACCTTGGCTGGTCAGAAGCGGCGAAATTGATCTCTGAATCAATGGAGAAAACAATCGCGTCTAAAGTTGTCACTTATGACTTCGCACGTCTGATGGACGGCGCAACAGAAGTAAAAACATCTGCATTCGCTGATGAACTAATCAAAAACATGTAA
- the mdh gene encoding malate dehydrogenase encodes MTFKRKKISVIGSGFTGATTAFLLAQKELGDVVIVDIPAMEDPVKGKALDMAEAAPVLNFDAHITGTSDYADTKDSDLVIITAGVARKPGMSRDDLVQTNQKVMKSVTKEIVTHSPNATILVLTNPVDAMTYTVFKESGFPKERVIGQSGVLDSARFRSFVAEELNLSVKDVTGFVLGGHGDDMVPLVRYSFAGGIPLETLIPKGRLEQIVERTRKGGAEIVDLLGNGSAYYAPAASLVEMAEAILLDQKRVLPSIAYLQGEYGMDGIYLGVPAVLGASGIEKVIEIELNEEEKQALDKSAASVKAVMDILA; translated from the coding sequence ATGACATTCAAACGGAAAAAGATTTCGGTAATCGGTTCTGGTTTCACTGGTGCCACGACGGCATTCCTGCTGGCGCAGAAAGAGTTGGGGGATGTGGTCATCGTCGATATTCCGGCAATGGAAGACCCTGTTAAAGGGAAAGCGCTGGATATGGCAGAAGCGGCACCTGTATTGAATTTCGATGCACATATTACGGGGACTTCGGATTACGCGGATACGAAAGACTCCGACCTTGTCATCATTACGGCAGGCGTGGCCAGAAAACCGGGCATGAGCCGTGATGACTTAGTGCAGACCAACCAGAAAGTCATGAAATCCGTTACAAAAGAAATCGTCACTCACTCGCCAAATGCGACAATTCTTGTGCTGACCAATCCGGTTGATGCGATGACCTACACTGTTTTCAAAGAATCCGGCTTTCCGAAAGAACGGGTGATCGGCCAGTCCGGGGTGCTCGATTCCGCGCGATTCCGCAGCTTCGTTGCCGAAGAGCTTAATTTGTCGGTTAAAGACGTTACCGGATTCGTGCTGGGCGGCCATGGAGATGATATGGTGCCGCTTGTCCGCTATTCATTCGCCGGAGGCATCCCGCTTGAGACCCTGATTCCGAAAGGGCGCCTCGAGCAAATCGTGGAACGGACTCGAAAAGGCGGTGCCGAAATCGTCGACCTCCTTGGCAACGGCTCTGCTTATTATGCGCCGGCTGCCTCCTTGGTGGAAATGGCGGAAGCGATCCTGCTTGACCAAAAACGCGTCTTGCCGTCGATTGCCTATTTGCAAGGTGAATACGGCATGGATGGAATCTATTTGGGTGTGCCGGCAGTCCTTGGGGCGTCCGGAATCGAGAAGGTCATCGAGATCGAGTTGAATGAAGAAGAAAAACAAGCGCTCGACAAGTCGGCTGCCTCGGTAAAAGCGGTCATGGATATATTGGCGTAA
- a CDS encoding MaoC/PaaZ C-terminal domain-containing protein, translated as MLLGKKRKLGRKIEDITVGEKLKLTEKIEDKDLLLYLGLTNDGNPLYIQHDFASTTSFEKPVVPNIMLTGIITSAVSKYMPGPGSYICEQQLVFKKPVYHYATVDFLLEVTDVDVRGNLVTIRVEGTDEEGSLCIEGKIVAQPPKTSTQLTTQAMENF; from the coding sequence GTGTTGCTCGGGAAAAAGCGGAAACTAGGCAGAAAGATTGAAGATATCACAGTCGGCGAGAAGTTGAAGCTGACGGAAAAGATCGAGGATAAGGATTTGCTCTTGTATCTTGGGCTGACAAACGATGGAAATCCTTTATACATCCAGCATGACTTCGCTTCAACGACCAGTTTCGAGAAGCCGGTCGTGCCGAACATCATGTTAACGGGAATCATTACATCGGCAGTCTCCAAGTATATGCCGGGGCCGGGCTCATATATTTGCGAACAGCAACTGGTATTCAAGAAGCCGGTTTACCATTACGCGACAGTCGATTTCCTTTTGGAAGTGACCGACGTGGATGTAAGGGGGAACTTGGTGACCATCCGTGTAGAAGGGACGGATGAAGAAGGTAGCCTTTGCATAGAAGGAAAGATCGTGGCACAGCCGCCGAAGACGTCGACTCAATTGACGACCCAGGCGATGGAGAATTTCTAG
- a CDS encoding response regulator transcription factor, with product MPKKILIIEDEHSIATLLSYNLVQAGYETIIANDGKQGYEQALSENPDLIVLDLMLPSMDGVEVCKSLRQQKVNTPIIMLTAKGDEFDKVLGLELGADDYMTKPFSPREVVARIKAVLRRAETSPVIQQDGSAPYVFGKLQIFPDRFEVFLDEKQLEFTPKEFELLVYLAENKNRVLTRDQLLSAVWKYDFAGDTRIVDVHVSHLREKIEANTRKPTFIKTIRGLGYKFEEPKSS from the coding sequence ATGCCGAAGAAAATTTTGATCATTGAAGACGAACATTCGATTGCAACGCTGTTATCTTATAATTTGGTGCAGGCCGGATATGAGACGATTATCGCAAATGACGGGAAGCAAGGTTATGAACAGGCGCTCAGTGAGAACCCGGACTTGATCGTGCTGGATTTGATGCTTCCTTCAATGGATGGCGTGGAAGTGTGCAAATCATTGCGCCAGCAGAAAGTGAATACGCCGATCATCATGCTGACGGCAAAAGGCGATGAGTTCGATAAAGTTCTTGGCCTGGAGCTGGGCGCGGATGATTACATGACCAAGCCATTCAGCCCGCGTGAAGTGGTCGCCCGCATCAAAGCGGTACTGCGCAGGGCAGAAACGAGCCCTGTTATCCAGCAGGACGGTTCTGCCCCATATGTGTTCGGTAAGTTGCAGATTTTCCCGGATAGATTCGAAGTATTTTTGGATGAAAAACAATTGGAATTTACGCCTAAAGAATTCGAACTGCTCGTCTACCTGGCAGAAAATAAAAACAGAGTGTTGACCCGCGACCAATTATTGAGTGCTGTGTGGAAATACGATTTCGCAGGCGATACGCGTATTGTTGACGTCCACGTCAGCCATCTGCGCGAAAAGATCGAAGCGAATACACGCAAGCCGACTTTTATCAAGACCATCCGTGGCCTGGGCTATAAATTCGAGGAGCCGAAAAGTTCATGA